GCAGAGGGGGACGGCCCGCTGGGGACGCACTGCCGGGAAGCCGAGCGGTCCGCGGCCGAGATGGTGGAACGGGCGCGGCAAGCCGGCCAGGTACGCAACGACCTGGCGGTGGCCGAGCTGATCCGGTTGGCCACCGCCGTTGCCGTGGCCGGCGAACCGGCAACAGGACCGATCCCGGCCGAGCGGCTGCTCACGCTCGTTTTCGACGGTTTGCGGGGATCAGTCAATCCCGCACGCGGTCGGGAAAGTCACTGACGATCCCGTCGACGCCGAGCGCGCGTGCCCGGTCGATCTCCCGGGGATCGTTCACCGTCCAGGTGAACACTTGGAGCCCGGCGTCCTGGATCGCGCGGACCTGCTCCGCTCGGATCGACTCGAATCCCAGCCCGGCGTACCCGGCGCCGCAGTCGGTCAGCAACCGGACCGGATCGACCGGGGCTCCTTCCCACAGCGCCAGCGTGGGGACATCGGGACGGAGCGCTTTCGCGTCCCGCAACGCGTCGTGCTGGAAGGACGCCAGCAGGTACTGGTCCGTATCGAGGGATTCGTCCAACACCTTCAGCGTGAGCTCCGTGACGGCCGGGGAAAGGATCTCCGCCATCAAGCGCACCGAAGTGCCACGCAGCACCTCGCAGAGTTCGCCGAGCAGTGGGATCGGCTCGCCGCCCACTGTCGTCGTGGTGAGGTCCGCGTAGTCGTGATCCCACACGTAGCCGGTGGCGCCGGTGACCCGGTCGAGCAGCTTGTCGTGAAAGACGACGAGTTGCCCGTCCCTGGTCGCCTGGATGTCCGCCTCCACGTAGTCGACGCCCAGATCGACGGCGGCGCGGAAGGATGCCAGGGTGTTCTCCGGGGCGTGCCCGGCGGCCCCGCGGTGTCCGATGATCAGCATGCGGCGTCCTCCGCGCTCGTCAGGCTCCGCACAGGACGGTTCCCCGATTCCAGTAGTACGCGAACCACGACCGGTACATGCGGAAGAGATGTGCCGTCATCTCGTCGGATTTCCGGTGACGCAGATAGTAGTAGGCGAACTCGCCGCCATGCAGCTTGCCATGGCTGAACTCGGTGAACCCGAGGTAGAGGTGGGAGTCCCCGATGAGGAAGCCGTGCACCGTGGGCGGGAGGTCGTAGGACCGGATCTCGATCGAGATGTTCCGCTGCTCCAGCAGTGTCTCGTTCTCGGCGATCTGGTTGTTCACCTTCTCCACGACCGCGGCCGCGGTTCCGGAGTGGATGGAGCTTCCGCCATCGATGATCGGGCCGATGAGTTCCGCGTCCGTGTCGACGAGCAGGCCCCGGTAGCTCAGGTTGCGGAAGTTCTTCCGGAAGATGAGGCGGTACAGCAGGAACGTCTGCACCACCTCGAGGTCGAGCCCCAGGTTGAGCATCTCGGTGCGCTCCTCGGGGTCGAGTTCGGTGGCGATGAGCCGTTGCAGGTGATCCACCACCTCCTGCACCCCGGCCAGGACTTCGCCGCCGGGCGGCCCACCGGACGATGCCTGCCACGGCGGACCGGCTTCCTGGACGAGGGTGGCCGCGACCTCGGCTGCGTGGCCGTTGTCGAGCAGCGTCCGCAGGGCCGTCTCGTTCCTCGTCGCGAGCGCGGCCTGGATGGGGGTGCGGCCGCCGATCGGGACGTCCGGGCGGATTCCCGCGCGCAGCAGGAGCACCACCGCGCGGTCGTCGCGATCGTCGATGCGCCGGACCAGCGAATCGTCCGACACTTCGATGCCAAGGCGGTTGAGCGCGGATCTGGCGCGGGCCTTCTTCGAGAAGATCCAGGCGATGCCGGTGATTCCGAACAACGCGAGCAGACCAACCACGATGGCGATCACATCGGTCCAGCTCCCGGGTTCGAGCGCGAATTGGACCGCGGCGTCGGGCAGGGTTGCGGGACGCGTCACGTCGACTCTCCCTGAGGTCCGGGGCAGCGGCCGATCATACGGCCGGCAGCGGCCCCGCGCCACGGTTTCCCGCGTTCACGGCAAGCATGGTGCGGGCTTCAGGTCAGGGCACGCAGCGCCGCCGCGTCCCGCGCGATGCAGGTGGCGAGGTCGGGTGGCTCGTCGGCCGAGACCCAGCGTCCGAACGCGACCTGGAAGACGGCCACCGCGCTGTGCGCGGCGAGGTCGGCAGTGGGCTCGGCTGGACCCCACCGGGCCCACCCTCTTCGCGGACATCGCGGCCGGGGCGTACGCACCACCGGAGTGAGTGCTCAGCTCGCGGCGACGCCGAACCACCGGGGCAGCTGGGCACGCAGGTCCCGCTGATCCGCACCGGCCCAGGCGACGTGGCCGTCCGGCCGCAGCAGCACGGCAGGCACGTCCAGTTCCTCGCTGACATCGACGATGTGGTCGACCCGGTCCGCCCACCCCGTGACCGAAAGCCGTCCGGTCTGGTCGAGCAGCAACCCGCGGGCGTCGTGCATCAGCCCGTACAGGCGCCCCCGTTTCAGCCCGACGTCCCGCATCCGCCTGCCGAGCAGGTCATGTCCCTCGCCGAGGTCGTAGCGGACCCCAAGCGCGGTGATCTTCTCGGTCAGGTACCGGTTGACCTCCTCGAAGTCCATCAGCTCCGCCACCAGCCTGCGCACCGCCTGCGGGCCCGGCTCGGTGGACAGCAGTTCGGCCTGCGCACGGGTGTTGTCCAGCACATCGGCGGCCACCGGGTGCCGTTCGGTGTGGTAGCTGTCCAGCAGGCCCTCCGGTGCCCAGCCGCCGACTTCGGCGGCCAGTTTCCAGCCCAGGTTGAACGCATCCTGGATGCCGAGGTTGAGCCCCTGCCCACCCATCGGCGGATGGATGTGTGCCGCGTCGCCCGCCAGCAGCACCCGGCCGACCCGGTAGCGCTCGGCCAGCCGGGTGGCGTCGCCGAAGCGGGACAGCCAGCGCGGTGCGTGCACGCCGAAGTCGGTGCCCGCGAACACCCGCAGTTGCCGCTTCACCTCCTCCAGGGTCGGCGAGGCCGAACGGTCCTGCGCCACCCCCTCGGCGGGCACCACCACGCGGTACACCCCATCGCCGATGGGCCCGAGGCCGAACCGCTTCTGGGTCCTGCGGACCTCGGCCACCACGTCGGCCACCGTCTCCGGTGGCACATCCACCTCCACCTCGCCCAGCAGGGTGTCGGCCTTGGCCTGCTCTCCGGGGAAACCGACGTCGAGCAGCTTGCGAACCGTGCTGCGGCCGCCGTCACAGCCGACGAGGTAACGCGAGCGCTCCCGGGTACCGTCGGCCAGCTCGGCGGTCACCCCCTGGTCGTCCTGACTCAGGCCGACCAGCTCGCAACCGCGCCGGATCTCGGTGCCGAGTTCGGCGGCGCGCTCGGCCAGCAGACGATCGGTGGTGGTCTGCGGGATACCCAGAACGTAGGGATGCGCGGTGTCCAACCGGTCCGGCGAAGGCTTGTCGATACCGGCGAAGAAGCCACCGACCGGGTACTGGCGGCCATGCGCGAGGAACCGCTCCAGCAAGCCACGCTGGTCCAGCACCTCGATACTGCGCACATGCAGGCCGAGCGCGCGGACGTACCCGGCCGGTTCCGGCTCCTTCTCCAGCACGAGCACCCGCACACCGTGCAGCCGCAGCTCGCAGGCCAGCATCAAACCGGTCGGTCCGCCGCCGGCAACGATCACGTCAAACATCAACCGCCCATTCACCGAGGTTTGTGTTCCGGCCAGTGGTTTCCCAGGCCCTGGCTTCGGCCGCAGATTCTGCGGCACAACCGCGGCCTTGCCGCAAGCCCCACGGTGCGCTATATATTGAAGGTGGCGGGGGTACGAATTCTTCCGGAGCATTCCGGTTACTCGTTGACCACGAATGGCTGCTCGAAGTCGGCGCAGGACTACGCCGATCGGCCGCTCTCCGATCCCCACCGCGCTCCGTATGCCAGATCCGGGATGAGCCCGCGAAATCGCAAGTGGACCTCACCTGCCCGGTCCACTGGACACAACCGCCCGTGCCACGCGGGATCGGAGGTGTCCCGCCTGCGCGCGCCGGAAAGCCGCCACACCCTTCGCGGCGGCGAATCCGGTCCGAACCGCATCCTCAGGTCGAACAGCTCGCACGGACCCGCTGGCACGCACACCAGGTACGGGGACATCGCCCGCGCGGTGGGCAACCGGAACCGCACCGCGAACTCATGGGACTCCCCTATGGCCAGTGGCCTCGGCAAGGTGAGCGCGAAACCACGCCCCTCGCCCGCCGCCGTGCCACCATCGACCAGGGTCCCGCCGTAGAACACCGCGGGCTCGAGCTCGTCCGGCCCGGCCGGAACCGAAGGCACGAGATCCAGCTCGCGCAGGCCATCCTGGACGGCAACGATCCGGTGCTGCTCCAGCACCTCTGGTTGCGCCCGGTCCAGCGCCGCGGCCACCCGTAGCTCGGCAGGCTGCCAGGTGCGGGCGTGATCGTCCTCCCGGTAGGCCGGTGCACCGGCGGCCAGTTCGGCGAGCTGGTCGATCGCCTCATCCACCCGCCTGCGTACCGTGCGCTGGTCGCGGCCCATTCGCATCGCGGCCCAGAGCACCCGGTCCCGGTACAGCGGTAACCGTGCCTCGGCGTTGATGGCG
The sequence above is drawn from the Amycolatopsis aidingensis genome and encodes:
- the rox gene encoding rifampin monooxygenase, with product MFDVIVAGGGPTGLMLACELRLHGVRVLVLEKEPEPAGYVRALGLHVRSIEVLDQRGLLERFLAHGRQYPVGGFFAGIDKPSPDRLDTAHPYVLGIPQTTTDRLLAERAAELGTEIRRGCELVGLSQDDQGVTAELADGTRERSRYLVGCDGGRSTVRKLLDVGFPGEQAKADTLLGEVEVDVPPETVADVVAEVRRTQKRFGLGPIGDGVYRVVVPAEGVAQDRSASPTLEEVKRQLRVFAGTDFGVHAPRWLSRFGDATRLAERYRVGRVLLAGDAAHIHPPMGGQGLNLGIQDAFNLGWKLAAEVGGWAPEGLLDSYHTERHPVAADVLDNTRAQAELLSTEPGPQAVRRLVAELMDFEEVNRYLTEKITALGVRYDLGEGHDLLGRRMRDVGLKRGRLYGLMHDARGLLLDQTGRLSVTGWADRVDHIVDVSEELDVPAVLLRPDGHVAWAGADQRDLRAQLPRWFGVAAS
- a CDS encoding glycerophosphodiester phosphodiesterase, with amino-acid sequence MLIIGHRGAAGHAPENTLASFRAAVDLGVDYVEADIQATRDGQLVVFHDKLLDRVTGATGYVWDHDYADLTTTTVGGEPIPLLGELCEVLRGTSVRLMAEILSPAVTELTLKVLDESLDTDQYLLASFQHDALRDAKALRPDVPTLALWEGAPVDPVRLLTDCGAGYAGLGFESIRAEQVRAIQDAGLQVFTWTVNDPREIDRARALGVDGIVSDFPDRVRD